Proteins encoded within one genomic window of Bemisia tabaci chromosome 2, PGI_BMITA_v3:
- the Pldn gene encoding biogenesis of lysosome-related organelles complex 1 subunit 6, which translates to MAEDPAVEKLSAGLLELYQSPLQKLKIELDELNKKQGNLCSQLHDESVKFHGLDPGEELKKTFLMMKVYQTRLENVKKEMFSLQDRAKKLKKRALRLQQMKEKEALEREIRKESNQLREQDLIAKPGSSS; encoded by the exons ATGGCCGAGGACCCTGCAGTAGAAAAACTAAGTGCCGGTCTTCTGGAATTATATCAATCTCCActtcagaaattaaaaattgaactcgACGAACTGAA CAAGAAACAAGGAAATTTATGCAGCCAACTTCATGATGAAAGTGTCAAGTTTCATGGTTTAGATCCTGGAGAGGAGCTCAAAAAAACT TTTCTAATGATGAAGGTTTATCAGACAAGATTAGAAAATGTGAAgaaagaaatgttttctctgCAAGACcgagcaaaaaaattgaag AAACGAGCACTAAGACTACaacaaatgaaagaaaaagaagcttTGGAACGGGAAATACGCAAAGAATCAAACCAGTTGCGAGAACAGGACTTAATTGCAAAGCCAGGAAGCTCCAGTTGA